In Candidatus Rokuibacteriota bacterium, one genomic interval encodes:
- a CDS encoding DUF2071 domain-containing protein, whose amino-acid sequence MRQRWHDLLFAHWPADPRELRAVLPPALRPFLDTFDGLAWLGVIPFWMSHVRPRFMPPIPGFSTFPELNVRTYLTIDGKPGVFFFSLDVTSRSAVVGARVAFSLPYFHARMSVMAGRHIGDRLASPAPALPRAAVQYVSERLQPPVPAEFRARYGPIGPARRARPGSIEFFLVERYCLYTTRAGNILRAVIHHLPWPLQPAEASIELNTVAAAGGLRLPSHPPLLHFAKELDVVVWWLERA is encoded by the coding sequence CGCACTGGCCGGCTGATCCGCGGGAGCTCCGAGCCGTGCTCCCGCCGGCCTTGCGGCCGTTTCTCGACACGTTCGACGGCCTGGCGTGGCTGGGCGTGATTCCATTCTGGATGTCGCACGTGAGGCCCCGGTTCATGCCCCCGATCCCGGGGTTCTCGACCTTTCCGGAGTTGAACGTGCGCACCTACCTGACCATCGACGGCAAGCCGGGCGTCTTCTTCTTTTCGCTGGACGTGACGAGCCGCAGCGCAGTGGTGGGCGCGCGCGTCGCCTTTTCCCTGCCGTACTTCCATGCGCGGATGTCCGTCATGGCCGGGCGACACATCGGCGACAGACTCGCCTCTCCGGCGCCGGCCCTGCCGAGAGCAGCTGTGCAGTATGTCTCGGAGCGCCTGCAGCCGCCGGTGCCGGCCGAGTTTCGCGCCAGGTATGGACCTATCGGGCCCGCGCGCCGCGCGCGGCCGGGCTCGATCGAGTTCTTCCTGGTCGAGCGCTACTGCCTGTACACCACGCGCGCAGGCAACATCCTGCGCGCGGTGATCCATCATCTGCCCTGGCCACTCCAGCCGGCCGAAGCCTCGATCGAGCTGAACACGGTGGCCGCGGCGGGCGGGCTGCGGCTTCCGAGCCACCCGCCGCTGCTGCACTTCGCGAAGGAGCTGGATGTTGTCGTCTGGTGGCTGGAGCGAGCGTGA